TGATTCCTCAAATCGATGTGGCTCAACCAAATGGATTCACTAAAGAAGAGATGAAAATGGTCAAAGAGACACAAAAAATCCTACACAAAGAGTTACAAGTAGCTGCAACGTGTGTTCGTGTGCCTGTACTTAGAAGTCACTCTGAGTCTATTACTGTTACATTTGAAGATGGTGTAGATGTAAGTGTAGATGCCGTACGAGATGCATTAGCACGTTTTGAAAACGTAGAAGTGATTGATGATTTAGAGAACAATGCATACCCAATGCCAATTATCTCTACAGATACAGACATCACATACGTGGGACGAATAAGAAAAGACGTCTATGCTCCAAACGTTGTTCACTATTTTAACGTAGCAGATCAAGTAAGAGTAGGGGCTGCAACCAATGCAGTGCGAATCGGACTTAAATGGATTGAGTTGGAGAGTAACGTTTAATGATTGAACGGTTCTTTGAAACTGCCATGTGGCAGACAAGATTTTTAGTGATCTTGGCTGTCATTTTTGGTCTGATTGGAGCTTTAATTCTTTTTGTCATTGGAAGCATGGACATCTTTGGTGTTGCTAAGTATGCCTATGTTACGATTTCAACAGGGGCTCACCCTGAAAATTTTCATGAAGATATTGTCAGCAGTATCATTGGTGCGGTTGATTTGTATTTGATTGCAGTTGTGATGTTGATATTCTCTTTTGGTATTTATGAGTTGTTCATTTCTCCTATTGACCATAATGAAAAAGCGATAGAAGACGATAAAGTGCTCTCAATTAAATCACTGGATCAACTTAAAGATAAGATTGCAAAAGTCATTGTGATGGTGTTGGTGGTGAACTTTTTCCAAAGAGTACTTCATACGCAATACAATGGTGCATTGGAGATGTTATACTTTGCACTGGCAGTGACAGCCTTGGCTGTAGGACTTTACTTTTTAGGTAAAGTTGGAAAACATTAATAATTAAATACTGTTTATAGGTTTCCTTAAATGGGAACCATTTTTAAGGATATATTATGTCAAAAATTTTTGTAGACGCTTGTTTAAGAAAACCGACTCCATACACTCCTGTATGGATGATGCGACAAGCAGGACGATATTTACCAGAGTATATGGAAGTAAGAGCAAAAGCAGGAAACTTCCTTAACTTATGCCACAACCCTGAGTTGGCGTGTGAAGTAACGATTCAACCTTTAGATATCGTGGGTGTGGATGCGGCTATTTTATTCTCTGATATTTTGGTCATACCAAATGAGATGGGAATGCACCTAGAGTTTATCAAAGGAGAAGGTCCTGTATTTAAAGAC
This genomic window from Candidatus Marinarcus aquaticus contains:
- a CDS encoding YqhA family protein — translated: MIERFFETAMWQTRFLVILAVIFGLIGALILFVIGSMDIFGVAKYAYVTISTGAHPENFHEDIVSSIIGAVDLYLIAVVMLIFSFGIYELFISPIDHNEKAIEDDKVLSIKSLDQLKDKIAKVIVMVLVVNFFQRVLHTQYNGALEMLYFALAVTALAVGLYFLGKVGKH